Proteins encoded by one window of Syntrophorhabdus sp.:
- a CDS encoding endoglucanase, protein MRPCGTACLFLMAVAILFPSSCLTSGTGPSLWGFALDGYPITPARIEGLEAATGLHPDMVVFFLQWPPLEDGSSGEFPLESLEAITATGALPCITWEPMFVMAGREIAIPHADVLGGRYDRYIERFAEKARSWRKPLLMRFAHEMNLKRYHWGTTENKYGPESPVIYRKMYRYVVEIFKRSGAGNVLWVFCPNAESVPGTTFDPSASWNVLSAYYPGDDYVDILGVDGYNWGTTRKKEIHGWESGWRSFREIFEAPVAELKGLSPSARQKPLVVFETATVGTGGNKNEWIRDAMSASGRLGIEGIVWFQSDKEVDWRIESGSDGSHVPAVKGRRATGPRRLDGLLEKGGRP, encoded by the coding sequence ATGAGACCGTGCGGGACAGCCTGTCTTTTCCTGATGGCCGTCGCCATACTCTTCCCGTCATCCTGCCTCACATCGGGAACGGGGCCTTCGCTGTGGGGCTTCGCCCTCGACGGTTACCCCATAACCCCTGCAAGGATCGAGGGCCTCGAGGCGGCAACCGGCCTTCATCCCGACATGGTCGTCTTCTTCCTCCAGTGGCCCCCCCTCGAGGACGGGTCCTCCGGCGAATTCCCCCTGGAAAGCCTCGAAGCCATCACGGCGACCGGCGCCCTCCCCTGCATCACCTGGGAGCCCATGTTCGTGATGGCCGGCAGGGAGATCGCCATCCCCCATGCCGATGTGCTTGGCGGCCGGTACGACCGCTACATAGAGCGGTTCGCGGAAAAGGCCCGCTCCTGGAGGAAGCCCCTGCTCATGCGCTTCGCCCACGAGATGAATCTGAAGCGTTATCACTGGGGCACGACGGAGAATAAATACGGTCCGGAAAGCCCCGTCATCTACCGGAAGATGTACCGGTATGTCGTCGAGATCTTCAAACGGTCCGGCGCCGGCAATGTTCTGTGGGTGTTCTGCCCCAACGCGGAGTCTGTACCGGGCACGACTTTCGACCCTTCCGCCTCATGGAACGTCCTGTCCGCCTACTACCCGGGAGACGACTATGTCGATATCCTCGGCGTGGACGGGTACAACTGGGGAACAACCAGGAAGAAAGAGATTCACGGATGGGAGAGCGGGTGGAGATCCTTTCGGGAGATCTTTGAGGCCCCTGTCGCTGAACTTAAGGGTTTGAGTCCCTCTGCCCGGCAAAAACCCCTCGTCGTCTTCGAGACCGCAACCGTCGGCACAGGCGGCAACAAGAACGAGTGGATCCGGGATGCCATGTCCGCCTCCGGCAGGTTGGGCATCGAGGGCATCGTCTGGTTCCAGTCAGACAAGGAGGTCGACTGGCGGATAGAAAGCGGCTCCGACGGAAGCCACGTCCCAGCAGTGAAGGGTCGACGCGCCACCGGGCCGCGCCGCCTCGATGGGCTTCTCGAGAAAGGAGGACGGCCCTGA
- a CDS encoding response regulator translates to MRRFSLKTKMATVVSVLFLVIFSAGAFMFERVFEEHFKKTIADQQFELVSKIAYDVDLSIHEALRVLIDVSKLIPTADIDNHPAMQRHLEKILGTRFFLKAYFDHGIVLYSQTGRVISQVPDSPERSGKDFSDREYFQYTMRTKGPYISKPFRSIKAPHDPVVMFSVPVFGKDGEIAAVLGGAVSLLKDVTFGGIAGIKIGRTGYLYLFNTDRTMIIHPDKTRILKQDLPRGSNHLFDAAIENWFEGSGETRSSKDVPGIATFKRFRNTDWILAAHYPIKDAYAPIYKERWYIVAYTAIGIALCVLIILIVMRRNLSPLSELASQAEEIGRTEGPFGAVRVDTGGEIGALASSFNAMLERLGDREASLKKTMEELRKLHNAVEHSSAVVVITDSKGDIEYVNPKFVEVTGYERSEVSGKTPRILKSGEMAGEVYDALWATITSGEEWQGVFHNRKKSGDLYWAAASISPLKDSTGNITHFVGVQEDITPVKLFEQELKNAKEAAESANRAKSDFLASMSHEIRTPMNAIIGMAELLLEGPLDEEQRRYVTTLRNAGDNLLSIINDILDISKIEAGYLELHESVLDIRELVDAVCDTMALRVREKGIALDCRIAPDVPARLTGDAGRLRQVLLNLVGNAVKFTEEGRVTITVEREGSDDEETVLAFSVSDTGIGIPEDKIPHIFEKFTQADSSTTRRYGGTGLGLTISRRLVELMGGRIWMTSAVGSGSTFFFTASLAPAADGPDNPAPEEDAAATPGVISETRPLAVLLVDDSDDNRLLIQSYLKKTPFKVDMARDGREAVDIFTTSSYDIVLMDIQMPVMDGYEATRQIRQWERSQGRRATPVLALTAYALEEEIRKSYEAGCNGHLTKPVSRSALIDAIRAHTKDISVADEGSAAGTTARIGEEMDSTTVVRIDRDLEDLIPGYLEKRFADVASIREAAGKNDLETVRVLGHTMKGSGGGYGFDRITEIGRQLEEAAKTGDKEAIITGAAELERFLTTIHIEYA, encoded by the coding sequence ATGCGGAGATTCAGCCTCAAGACAAAGATGGCCACCGTGGTCTCCGTCCTCTTCCTCGTCATCTTCAGCGCGGGTGCCTTCATGTTCGAACGCGTTTTCGAGGAGCATTTCAAGAAGACCATAGCGGACCAGCAGTTTGAACTCGTCTCAAAGATAGCCTACGATGTGGACCTCAGCATTCATGAGGCCTTGAGGGTGCTCATCGACGTCTCGAAGCTCATTCCCACGGCAGACATCGACAACCATCCCGCCATGCAGAGGCATCTCGAGAAGATACTGGGGACGCGGTTCTTCCTCAAGGCGTATTTCGACCATGGTATTGTCCTCTATTCACAGACGGGAAGGGTTATAAGCCAGGTGCCCGACTCACCCGAAAGGTCCGGGAAAGACTTCTCCGACAGGGAATACTTCCAGTACACGATGCGGACAAAAGGACCGTACATCTCGAAACCCTTCAGGTCCATCAAGGCGCCCCATGACCCCGTAGTCATGTTCTCCGTTCCCGTCTTTGGCAAGGACGGGGAGATCGCCGCCGTGCTGGGCGGCGCCGTGTCACTGCTCAAGGATGTCACCTTCGGAGGCATAGCGGGCATCAAGATAGGCAGGACCGGGTACCTGTACCTTTTTAATACGGACCGCACAATGATCATCCATCCCGACAAGACACGGATACTTAAGCAGGATCTTCCCAGGGGCTCGAACCACCTTTTCGACGCCGCCATCGAGAACTGGTTCGAGGGGAGCGGGGAGACCAGATCCTCAAAGGACGTGCCCGGCATAGCGACCTTCAAGCGCTTTCGAAACACCGACTGGATACTGGCCGCGCATTACCCCATCAAGGACGCCTATGCCCCCATTTACAAAGAGAGATGGTATATCGTGGCCTACACGGCCATCGGCATCGCCCTTTGCGTGCTCATCATCCTCATCGTGATGCGCAGGAACCTGTCGCCCCTGTCGGAACTGGCCTCGCAGGCCGAAGAGATAGGGAGGACGGAAGGCCCCTTCGGCGCCGTCCGCGTTGACACGGGCGGAGAGATAGGGGCGCTCGCATCATCCTTCAATGCCATGCTCGAACGCCTCGGCGACAGGGAAGCATCCCTGAAGAAGACCATGGAAGAGCTCCGTAAGCTGCACAATGCCGTCGAACACAGCTCGGCCGTCGTCGTCATCACCGACAGCAAAGGGGACATCGAGTACGTCAACCCGAAATTCGTCGAGGTCACGGGCTACGAAAGAAGCGAGGTCTCGGGAAAAACGCCTCGGATCCTGAAATCCGGCGAGATGGCCGGGGAGGTCTACGATGCGCTCTGGGCAACCATCACCTCCGGTGAGGAATGGCAAGGCGTTTTCCACAACAGGAAGAAGAGCGGGGACCTCTACTGGGCGGCGGCGTCCATCTCTCCCCTCAAGGACTCAACGGGCAACATCACGCATTTCGTCGGGGTCCAGGAGGACATCACTCCGGTGAAGCTCTTCGAACAAGAACTCAAAAACGCCAAGGAGGCAGCCGAGAGCGCCAACCGGGCCAAGAGCGATTTCCTCGCCAGCATGAGCCACGAGATACGCACCCCCATGAACGCCATCATCGGCATGGCCGAACTGCTCCTGGAAGGCCCCCTGGACGAGGAGCAGCGAAGATATGTCACGACGTTGCGGAACGCCGGGGACAACCTCCTCAGCATCATAAACGACATCCTCGACATATCGAAGATCGAGGCGGGCTACCTGGAGCTTCACGAGTCCGTCCTCGACATCAGGGAGCTCGTCGATGCCGTCTGCGATACCATGGCCCTTCGTGTCCGGGAGAAAGGCATTGCCCTCGACTGCAGGATAGCGCCCGATGTGCCGGCTCGGCTGACGGGCGACGCGGGACGGCTGAGGCAGGTCCTCCTCAATCTCGTCGGCAACGCCGTGAAGTTCACCGAGGAGGGTCGAGTAACGATCACCGTGGAACGCGAAGGGTCGGACGACGAGGAAACCGTTCTTGCCTTTTCAGTCAGCGACACGGGCATCGGCATCCCGGAGGACAAGATCCCTCACATATTCGAGAAGTTCACCCAGGCGGACTCGTCGACAACGCGAAGATACGGCGGCACCGGCCTGGGGTTGACCATATCCCGTCGTCTCGTGGAGCTCATGGGCGGCCGTATATGGATGACGAGCGCCGTCGGTTCGGGGAGTACCTTCTTTTTCACCGCCTCACTCGCCCCCGCGGCGGATGGGCCAGATAACCCCGCACCGGAAGAAGACGCCGCGGCGACACCTGGAGTCATTTCCGAAACACGGCCTCTTGCCGTACTCCTCGTCGACGATTCCGACGACAACCGGCTGCTCATCCAGTCGTACCTCAAGAAGACGCCCTTTAAGGTCGACATGGCACGGGACGGGCGCGAAGCCGTCGATATCTTCACGACATCGTCCTACGACATCGTCCTCATGGACATTCAGATGCCCGTGATGGACGGCTACGAGGCCACGCGGCAGATACGGCAGTGGGAACGGTCGCAGGGCCGAAGGGCAACACCCGTTCTGGCACTCACAGCCTACGCCCTGGAAGAGGAGATACGAAAGAGCTACGAGGCGGGCTGCAACGGCCACCTCACCAAGCCTGTCAGCAGGTCCGCGCTTATCGATGCCATAAGGGCGCATACGAAGGATATCTCCGTCGCGGACGAAGGCTCCGCGGCAGGCACCACGGCCAGGATCGGCGAAGAGATGGATTCGACGACCGTCGTCAGGATAGACAGGGACCTCGAGGACCTAATACCGGGATACCTGGAAAAACGGTTCGCGGATGTCGCGTCCATACGGGAAGCGGCCGGGAAGAACGACCTCGAGACCGTCCGGGTCCTCGGCCACACCATGAAAGGCAGCGGCGGCGGCTACGGTTTCGACCGCATCACCGAGATCGGCCGCCAGCTGGAAGAAGCCGCAAAAACCGGCGACAAGGAAGCGATCATCACAGGGGCAGCCGAACTGGAACGTTTCCTGACCACGATCCACATAGAATACGCGTAA
- a CDS encoding PilZ domain-containing protein produces the protein MEQTTTGTGRDRRKEKRFEISSVNLPFLGTRGGDHSSFQYVVLDLSKSGIGFAVPNWVVSREGMRKGDTINFHLPISMGEQYYNQGVVAWTKWDEAIGSETCGAVLGSRGRPLYPVFISIESGSVSVNLEEFEVRDSLLCRVIKDTAFLKKGVDIYLGHLVPFFSRIARYPREEYPQLKSFLLSDVRSRVREHCDQLEALYVRARTETPGQSDVARFIDLEELRAMVESEIYVEIFKAAFSDESIVPYLNAIKELENRLYFNYNTIVMLYLHSL, from the coding sequence ATGGAACAGACGACAACGGGGACCGGCCGGGACAGGAGAAAGGAGAAACGGTTCGAAATAAGCTCCGTGAACCTGCCTTTTCTGGGTACCAGGGGCGGGGACCACTCCAGTTTTCAATACGTTGTCCTGGACCTGAGTAAGAGCGGCATCGGGTTTGCCGTTCCCAACTGGGTGGTGAGCAGGGAAGGGATGAGGAAAGGCGACACGATAAATTTCCATCTGCCCATCAGCATGGGGGAGCAATACTACAATCAGGGTGTCGTAGCGTGGACGAAATGGGACGAAGCGATCGGGTCCGAGACGTGCGGTGCCGTTCTGGGGAGCAGGGGGCGTCCCCTATATCCCGTCTTCATTTCCATCGAATCCGGCTCGGTGTCCGTCAATCTTGAGGAATTCGAGGTGCGGGACAGCCTGCTGTGCAGGGTGATCAAGGACACGGCATTTCTCAAGAAGGGAGTGGATATCTACCTCGGCCACCTGGTGCCCTTTTTCTCCCGCATCGCTCGATACCCCCGGGAGGAGTATCCTCAGCTGAAGAGTTTTCTTCTGTCCGACGTCAGGTCGCGCGTCAGGGAGCATTGCGACCAGCTCGAGGCGTTGTACGTCAGGGCAAGGACCGAGACGCCGGGACAGTCGGACGTTGCCAGGTTCATCGACCTGGAAGAATTGAGGGCAATGGTGGAGTCGGAGATCTATGTCGAGATATTCAAGGCCGCCTTCTCCGACGAGAGCATCGTTCCCTACCTCAATGCCATCAAGGAGCTGGAGAACAGGCTCTACTTCAACTACAACACGATAGTGATGCTGTATCTTCATTCGCTGTAG
- a CDS encoding fused response regulator/phosphatase, whose translation MKEKILIIDDSEDIRVLLRRILAQAGYDVAEATGGEEALSRVEAIRPDLILLDIVMPGMDGFTVCEELGRKGFLTDVPVIFLSARSDTADKVRGLEKGGSDYVTKPFDKAEVLARVENQLKIRRLTCELKRSNAKLTEKQAVLDEDLKAAAGIQQSLLPRTLPDIRNLAIAWKFMPSHVIGGDIFNVFRLDEDHIGMYMIDVSGHGVPSALITVSVSQVLEPNRGRVTKERTYEAPGYRIASPRKVMEVLDREYPIERFGKYFTIVYLIINTHTGTIRYSNAAHPSPLILRGDGTMEPLDKGGTIIGLDGRLPFEEDERSLRTGDRLVLFTDGAVEYCNDSGEFFGEDRFYSLLSGLRNEGIETLPDAVIAAIEDFGGGAEFQDDITLVAVEFRGNGGKEDPVPPGVQAGSI comes from the coding sequence ATGAAGGAGAAGATACTGATCATCGATGACAGCGAGGATATCCGGGTACTCCTGAGGCGCATCCTCGCACAAGCAGGGTATGACGTCGCTGAGGCAACGGGCGGAGAGGAAGCTCTATCCCGGGTCGAGGCCATAAGGCCCGACCTCATCCTTCTCGACATCGTCATGCCGGGCATGGATGGTTTCACCGTCTGTGAAGAACTGGGGCGCAAAGGGTTCCTTACCGACGTGCCCGTCATCTTCCTGTCAGCCAGGTCGGACACGGCGGACAAGGTGAGGGGCCTGGAGAAGGGCGGTTCCGATTACGTAACGAAGCCCTTCGACAAGGCGGAGGTGTTGGCGCGGGTGGAAAACCAGTTGAAGATCCGAAGGCTCACATGCGAGCTCAAGAGGTCGAACGCCAAACTCACGGAGAAGCAGGCAGTCCTCGATGAGGACCTGAAGGCGGCGGCCGGCATCCAGCAGAGTCTTTTGCCGCGAACCCTGCCGGACATAAGGAACCTGGCGATCGCCTGGAAGTTCATGCCTTCCCACGTGATCGGGGGGGACATATTCAACGTCTTCCGCCTCGACGAGGACCACATCGGCATGTACATGATAGACGTCAGCGGCCACGGGGTGCCCTCCGCGCTGATCACCGTCTCCGTCTCCCAGGTCCTTGAGCCCAACAGGGGACGGGTCACGAAGGAACGGACCTATGAGGCCCCCGGATACCGCATAGCATCGCCGAGAAAGGTCATGGAGGTCCTCGACAGGGAATACCCCATCGAACGTTTCGGAAAATACTTCACCATCGTCTATCTCATCATCAACACCCACACGGGCACCATCAGGTACAGCAATGCCGCCCATCCGTCTCCCCTCATCCTGAGGGGCGACGGCACCATGGAACCTCTCGACAAGGGTGGGACGATCATCGGCCTCGACGGCCGTCTGCCTTTCGAGGAGGACGAGAGGTCTCTTAGGACCGGGGACAGGTTGGTGCTCTTCACTGACGGGGCGGTGGAATACTGCAACGATTCAGGGGAGTTCTTCGGCGAGGACCGCTTCTATTCGCTCCTTTCCGGTCTCAGGAACGAAGGGATCGAAACCCTCCCTGACGCCGTCATCGCCGCCATCGAGGACTTTGGCGGGGGGGCGGAGTTTCAGGACGACATCACCCTCGTGGCCGTGGAATTCAGGGGAAACGGGGGGAAAGAGGACCCGGTCCCACCGGGGGTACAGGCTGGGAGTATCTGA
- a CDS encoding STAS domain-containing protein: MEIEERKVGDVLVVLPREKRIDASVSTGFKGKMVDWINQGNKRIVLDLSQVDFIDSSGLGAIVSSLKTLGNDGDLVICGVRETVMGLFRITRMNRVFQIFADESEAIKALAK; this comes from the coding sequence ATGGAGATAGAGGAAAGGAAGGTGGGTGACGTTCTCGTCGTCCTGCCCCGGGAGAAGCGGATAGACGCGTCCGTTTCGACAGGTTTCAAGGGAAAAATGGTGGATTGGATCAACCAGGGGAACAAGCGCATCGTTCTTGACCTTTCACAGGTCGATTTTATCGACTCAAGCGGACTTGGTGCCATTGTCTCGAGCCTGAAAACCCTCGGGAACGACGGCGATCTTGTCATCTGCGGTGTCAGGGAAACCGTCATGGGGCTTTTCAGGATCACGAGGATGAACAGGGTCTTCCAGATCTTCGCCGACGAGTCCGAAGCGATCAAGGCGCTTGCAAAATAA
- a CDS encoding ATP-binding protein — MPEPPPSKKITFLVDSKLKNVSLAGVAIRGICSYLSLSDVDAYYLELCVVEAVNNAIKHAYDNEEGHVVEVDITYSSEEIILDITDRGRPMSLYQPVLPEYDPGDLKALPEHGLGLYIINTVMDRVTYTSEGDRNTLRMMKKLYRS; from the coding sequence ATGCCGGAACCGCCTCCTTCAAAAAAGATCACCTTTCTCGTCGATAGCAAGCTGAAGAACGTCTCCCTTGCCGGCGTTGCGATCCGCGGCATTTGCTCTTACCTCTCACTCAGCGACGTCGACGCGTACTACCTCGAACTCTGTGTCGTCGAGGCGGTGAACAACGCCATCAAGCACGCCTACGACAACGAGGAAGGTCATGTCGTCGAGGTCGACATAACGTATTCGAGCGAGGAGATCATCCTCGACATCACCGACAGGGGCAGGCCGATGTCCCTGTACCAGCCCGTCCTCCCCGAGTACGACCCCGGGGATCTCAAGGCCCTTCCGGAACACGGTCTGGGCCTGTACATAATCAACACCGTGATGGACAGGGTCACCTACACCTCCGAAGGCGACAGAAACACCCTCAGAATGATGAAGAAGTTATACAGAAGCTGA
- a CDS encoding response regulator transcription factor has protein sequence MIRILIADDHFIVREGLKQIVSDVPDMVVVDEASDGQEALRKALGGSFDIIILDISMPAKSGLDVLQELKQHKPEANVLILSIHPEEHYAMRVLKAGASGYLTKESAPDELVMAIRRISQGRKYITATLAEKLAGVVERPADVPLHSTLSEREFRVMVMIASGNSIKEISEKLFLSIKTVSTYRTRILKKMNFKNNSELIRYSIENGLGS, from the coding sequence ATGATAAGGATACTGATCGCCGATGATCATTTTATTGTCCGGGAGGGGCTGAAGCAGATCGTTTCCGACGTTCCCGACATGGTGGTCGTCGATGAGGCGAGCGATGGCCAGGAGGCCTTGCGGAAGGCCCTGGGCGGGTCCTTCGATATCATCATTCTCGACATATCCATGCCCGCGAAGAGCGGACTCGACGTCCTCCAGGAGCTCAAACAGCACAAGCCCGAGGCCAACGTCCTCATTCTCAGCATACATCCCGAGGAGCATTATGCCATGCGGGTGCTCAAGGCGGGGGCTTCAGGGTATCTTACGAAGGAGAGCGCGCCCGATGAGCTGGTCATGGCGATACGCCGGATCTCCCAGGGGAGGAAGTACATCACCGCGACGCTTGCCGAGAAGCTGGCAGGGGTCGTTGAACGTCCCGCCGACGTGCCGCTTCACAGCACCCTTTCGGAAAGGGAGTTCAGGGTCATGGTGATGATCGCCTCGGGGAACTCGATCAAGGAGATATCGGAAAAGCTCTTTCTCAGCATCAAGACGGTCAGCACCTATCGAACGAGGATCCTCAAAAAAATGAACTTCAAGAACAACTCCGAATTGATCCGCTACAGCATCGAGAACGGATTGGGAAGCTAG